From the Nodularia sphaerocarpa UHCC 0038 genome, the window CAGTAAAACTACCTAAGATGCGGGGTGCAATTAAGTTCTCTAAAATTTGCTGCACGATCACGGCTGCGATTAAAACTTTGACTCCCATAGAGAAATCTTGCAGCGCCACGAGGGAGGTAGTCAGGGCGATACCCACCGAACCACCAAAGGGAACCAAGGCCATGATGCCAATAGTTAAGCCAAATAACAGCCCAAATGGCACTTTCAGCCACAAAAAGGTGGGAATTAGGGCTGAGGCCATACAGGTAGATAAAATCAGTTGGGTGATAAAAAAGTTTTGGAAACTCAGGCGTACTGTTTTAGAGAAAGGCTGGCGAAATTTGGTAGGTAGCCATTCGACTAAACTCTGCCAAAGTTCACCCCCATGCTGCAAAAGGTAGAATGTCAAAACCATTGTTAAGAGGAAATCTAGCAGGCTTGTGAATGTCACCACTGCGAGATTTAACACTTGTCCGGCGATCGCTTGTAGTTGACTCTTGACGCGATCGTTAATTTGGACTACAAGAGCATCCAGGTTAATTGGTAAATTCAGGGTTTCTGCTTTCTGATTTAACATCATTAGCTGAGAACGGCCAGAGTCGATTAACTCTGGTAATCGCGCCACCAATTGTTGGGCTTGGGTGAGGGCTAGGGGAAACAGCGTTACACCAAGGGCTAAAAGTACCGATAAGGCGATTAAAAAGACTAAAATGGCAACTTGTTCTCGCCTAGCACCTTGACGCTCCATCCAGCTTACGGGATAGTTGAGCAGAAATGCTAGGACTGAGGCTCCAACTAAAATCACTATCAGGGAGTGGAAATAATGGAAAATTGCCGAAATCGCCCAACCATTGAGAACTAAAAGCGGGGCGCATAAGGCGATCGCCCCAATCCGTGCTATGGGTGTAAATGTTTGCCACCAGTTGAGTAGCTTGCGTGTGTGCATCTTTAGCCGATTGCGGGATAGAACAAAAATTAAATCTTTCTCTATAGCTTATTATCTCTGACTACATCATCCTATTTCATCCCTCTCGTTTAGGATTAGATTCACCCTCATGGAAAATCTTGAACCAATTGACAATTCCCAGTACACTCAAGACACAGCCACCTCGAAAAGACAGTTGTTTTTGTATTTAATTCCAGTCATTGGCTTTTTTCCCTCCTTGTGGACTCTCTATCGCCGCCGGGGAAGTCGGGAACAACTGGTTGTGAGTCGTCTGTCTATTACTTTGGCATTTACTTGGCTGTTGGGGTACTTCTTGTTAGCCACTGGGGCCGCGACTTCAGAATTTTTTACATTGCGGATGTTAATCCTCAATAGCTTTCTGACATCTGGTTACTTTTTGGTCAGTGTCTGGCTGATTATTCGCGTCATTCAGGGCAAATCTCACCGTTTATCAGGGTTAAGTAGCTTTGCTGAACGTGTGTTGGGCAAGTATTTGTCTTAATGTCTGCAAATAAATCCCTTAATTACTAGTGTTTTTACTGAAGTTTTCGGAAATTGCAGATGATTTTCTATCAGGTCTGGTCAAAGTAATTTATTGTTGTCATACTGCAATTAATTCTCTCCGGATTGGCAACAAAGAAGGAGAAATCCTGCTATAAGTGTTGTGGTTAACATAACAGTAAAAAGTGAGCGCGGTTAATTAAAGGTTAACTTCTATGAGTTAATTTGGTTGCATATTAATTAGTCAGAAAATTTACCGAGTTTGATCAGTAAGTGTGAGGAAGTCTGTGACCAGTCAAAGAACTTCGGCGAAAGAAAACCAGTTAGCGAAAGCTCTCAAATCGAAAAGGAAAAATTCCCACAACCCTAAGTCTAAACGTTGGCTGTGGTTCTGGCTGGGTATGAGTGGGATTGCAATGGTGTCAGCAACAGCAGGGGCGCTGTTAGCGGTTTCTTTGACAAGTACGCCATTGCAGCAAGCACAGCTAAGTCCCCAGGAGGAGGCGGTTTTTGATGGCGATCGCATTTCTGGGAATGGGTTACGATTCTCAGAATTAACTCGCCCTGTTAATCTCTTAGTCATGGGGATGAGCGTACTGCCATCGGATATTCTCAATGCTCCCCCAGAATTGCAGAATCTCGGCTATGAACCCCAGGTAAACTCTTTTGATGGGCTGGCTGATGTCATGATCTTGATCAAATTTGATCCAGCCACAAAAAAAATAGCCATGCTGTCAATTCCCAGAGACACTCGTACAGAAGTCTTTGGGTATGGAGTCAAAAAACTGAATGCTGCTAATGTTGATGGGGGGCCTGCTTTAACAGCCAAAAGTGTGAGTAATCTCCTGGGTGATGTCGCAATTGATCGCTATATCCGCATTAATGTTCTGGGTGTTGGTAAACTGATTGATGCCTTGGGTGGGGTGACAGTACACGTTCCCAAAGATTTGAAATATCAAGATGACTCCCAACGCCTATATATCAATTTAAAAGCAGGTGAAAAGCATCTCAACGGCGACGAGGCTCTGCAACTATTACGCTTTCGCCATGACGAACTCGGAGATATTGGTCGGGTTCAACGTCAACAAATGGTGATCCGGGCGTTGATGGATCAGACTCTTAACCCGGCTACAGTCGCCCAATTACCTAAAGTCCTCAACGTAGTTAAAGACAATATTGATACTAACTTAACAATTGAAGAATTATTAGCTCTCGCAGGTTTTGGCGTGCGAACGAACCGCTCCAATATGCATATGTTCATGTTACCAGGTCGTTTTAGCCAACAGGATGAATATGTTGCTAGCTATTGGCTACCAAACAGAACTGGTATTTCTCGAATGATGTCTCAACACTTTGGTGTGGAATTAACTCGTGAACTCAGAGAGGTTAATGTCCGCTCTATGCGAGTATACATTCAAGATAGTACAGGTAGCGATCGCTCGGAACTGATGCCTTTGATCAGAACTTTAGAAAAATCCGGTTATCGCAAAATCCAGGTATATCAACCTTGGAGTGAACCTCTACAAGTATCTAATATCATCGCCCAGCAAGGAGACAGCGAAAGTGCAGAGTTAATTCGCAATGCTTTGGGATTTGGGGAAGTGCGAGTGGAAAGCACAGGTATTATTGATTCTGATGTGACTATCCAACTCGGTAAAGATTGGTTACAACAAAAACATCTCTTTGAAGCCACTTATTAACACTTATAGCTTCCCTGAAAAATTTCTCAGAAATGAAAAGTGCTGAACAATCAGCACTTTTTCTTCAAAGGTTTACTTTTAGGGGAAATTTTCCTAAAATAATTTGATAACCAGATTCGCAGAATTATCGATGGACTGGATTACACTACTGCGATCGCTACAGTCTGATTTTATTAAAAGGTTAGCATCCGGTTCTTTACTTCATTGTGAAATAGAAGGTCAATATAGTGAATTAACTGTCATCTCTGGAGAAAGACTCAAGACATTACGAGAATTTTGCTGGCTGATGGCGGAAAAATACAAGCGGACTTCCACAGTGCGTGACGTTTTCATTAACAACCTCAAAGGTAAACTCGGTGAAGAAGTTGTCAAAGAACGTTTAGCCGATTTGATTACAGAAGTTGATTATGAAACTCGATTTGGCGGCGATGGTAATATTGATTTTACTTTAAATTCTAACTCAAAAATTGGTGTTGAGGTCAAGTCCCGTCATGGCAGTATCGATAAAGTCAGATGGTCAGTTAGTTCTAAAGAAGTCGCCAAAAATGCAGTTGTAGTTTGCGTTTTAATTCAAGAAGAAGTCAACGAAGCACAACCAGAATATCACCTGTTTTTAGCTGGGTTTCTACCTACGCAAATGATTAAGTTAAAAACTGGTAAAAT encodes:
- a CDS encoding LCP family protein, translated to MTSQRTSAKENQLAKALKSKRKNSHNPKSKRWLWFWLGMSGIAMVSATAGALLAVSLTSTPLQQAQLSPQEEAVFDGDRISGNGLRFSELTRPVNLLVMGMSVLPSDILNAPPELQNLGYEPQVNSFDGLADVMILIKFDPATKKIAMLSIPRDTRTEVFGYGVKKLNAANVDGGPALTAKSVSNLLGDVAIDRYIRINVLGVGKLIDALGGVTVHVPKDLKYQDDSQRLYINLKAGEKHLNGDEALQLLRFRHDELGDIGRVQRQQMVIRALMDQTLNPATVAQLPKVLNVVKDNIDTNLTIEELLALAGFGVRTNRSNMHMFMLPGRFSQQDEYVASYWLPNRTGISRMMSQHFGVELTRELREVNVRSMRVYIQDSTGSDRSELMPLIRTLEKSGYRKIQVYQPWSEPLQVSNIIAQQGDSESAELIRNALGFGEVRVESTGIIDSDVTIQLGKDWLQQKHLFEATY
- a CDS encoding AI-2E family transporter, which encodes MHTRKLLNWWQTFTPIARIGAIALCAPLLVLNGWAISAIFHYFHSLIVILVGASVLAFLLNYPVSWMERQGARREQVAILVFLIALSVLLALGVTLFPLALTQAQQLVARLPELIDSGRSQLMMLNQKAETLNLPINLDALVVQINDRVKSQLQAIAGQVLNLAVVTFTSLLDFLLTMVLTFYLLQHGGELWQSLVEWLPTKFRQPFSKTVRLSFQNFFITQLILSTCMASALIPTFLWLKVPFGLLFGLTIGIMALVPFGGSVGIALTTSLVALQDFSMGVKVLIAAVIVQQILENLIAPRILGSFTGLNPVWILISVLTGARVGGLLGVIVAVPTAVIIKTALTALRPQGLNSEAEEKAAPVLTEKSPTSEPHNSLGVSEPTLP